Within the Agromyces ramosus genome, the region TTCGTCGCTTCGCAGGAGGCGGCCAACGCCGCCGACGCCGCAGCACTGGCGGCCGCCGACGCCATCTCGGGCGCCGTGCCTGGCGTGCCGTGCGAGATCGCCGACGCCGTCGCCTCGCGCAACGGCGCGGCGCTCATCGGGTGCACCGCCGACGGACCGGCGGCCGTCGTGCACGTCACGACCGGGCGCCTCGGATTCACGATCGAAGCTGCGGCGCGAGCCGGACCACCGGGGTGGGGCGGGTGATCAGTCGAAGACGGTCTCGACGAATCGGTATTCGACCGCCGTCGGGCG harbors:
- a CDS encoding Rv3654c family TadE-like protein, which codes for MPRSSRVARDEAGAASVAALGIVGAIVAVSIAVVPVLGVFVASQEAANAADAAALAAADAISGAVPGVPCEIADAVASRNGAALIGCTADGPAAVVHVTTGRLGFTIEAAARAGPPGWGG